In one Brevibacillus composti genomic region, the following are encoded:
- a CDS encoding nitrilase-related carbon-nitrogen hydrolase, giving the protein MGNKVTIGLIQAKNEVHGDEPVHVHKEKAIEKHVSMMREAAAKGAQIICLQEIFYGPYFCAEQSTKWYEAAEEIPDGPTVRQFQELAKELGTVLILPIYERVGIGTYYNTAAVIDADGSYLGKYRKQHIPHVGVGEKGCGFWEKYYFKPGNLGYPVFETAFAKIGVYICYDRHFPEGARLLGLNGAEIIFNPSATVAGLSEYLWKLEQPAHAVANGYYVAAINRVGVEEPWAMGEFYGQSYLVDPRGQFVAIGSRDRDEVIIGEMDRNLIHQVRDTWQFYRDRRPETYEDMVKLLP; this is encoded by the coding sequence CAAAGAAAAAGCGATCGAAAAGCATGTGAGCATGATGCGGGAGGCTGCGGCCAAAGGAGCGCAAATCATCTGCCTGCAGGAAATCTTTTACGGCCCGTATTTCTGTGCAGAACAGAGCACCAAATGGTATGAAGCGGCTGAAGAAATACCGGATGGGCCGACCGTCAGGCAGTTTCAGGAACTGGCAAAAGAGCTCGGAACCGTGCTGATCCTGCCGATCTACGAGCGTGTGGGCATCGGGACTTATTACAATACGGCGGCGGTGATCGACGCGGACGGCAGCTACCTGGGCAAGTACAGAAAACAGCATATTCCCCATGTGGGCGTAGGAGAAAAGGGCTGCGGCTTCTGGGAAAAATATTATTTTAAACCGGGCAATCTGGGTTATCCCGTCTTTGAGACCGCTTTTGCCAAAATCGGCGTCTACATCTGCTATGACCGTCATTTTCCGGAGGGAGCGAGGCTGCTCGGCCTGAACGGCGCAGAGATTATCTTCAATCCGTCGGCTACTGTAGCGGGACTCTCCGAGTACCTCTGGAAGCTGGAGCAGCCTGCCCACGCGGTAGCCAACGGGTACTACGTGGCCGCGATCAACAGGGTGGGCGTGGAGGAGCCATGGGCGATGGGGGAATTCTACGGCCAGTCCTATCTGGTTGATCCGCGCGGTCAGTTTGTCGCCATCGGCAGCAGAGATCGGGACGAAGTGATCATCGGGGAGATGGACCGAAATCTCATCCACCAGGTGCGGGATACGTGGCAATTCTACCGGGACCGCAGACCGGAGACCTACGAGGATATGGTGAAGCTGTTGCCCTGA
- a CDS encoding methyl-accepting chemotaxis protein produces the protein MKKLFSKFKPRKKQDAPRSQKLKKLGNMRLNVLRNLKTRTKLISLVVLMGVFMAAVGATGLFNLMKAESRMTTMYEDQLLPVKWINELRTETRQIEGLIYKMMLESSPSKLRDYKQQYGDLVTRSDELLAQLEATGNSDKEKEILETLRMLLDKYRSDQNVVIKLIDEGNADEAFAFFRATESTLNGINQELKGWASFKETYAEEMNNTNTQEAKTVEMLMAVIAIMAIVLSLGLGFTIARLIANPLREVASRLEELASGNLNVEPIDDLGRDEAGVLAAAFNRLAAELRQLIEQVKIASEQVASSSQQLHASAEMTAQSAQQAAEAIEEIASGTEVQSQRTAEGVRVMEEMALAVQRIAETSGTVSEFSGQAAKEAEQGNERVQSAVQQMSAINEAVSRASALVQSLGVRSDAIGEIVQVITGIASQTNLLALNAAIEAARAGEQGRGFAVVADEVRKLAEQSEQSAREIERLIQDIQKETAQVVSAIDQGTQEAEAGSVIVREAGEAFQRIVVSSHTIAGQVQEVSAATEEMSASIQQIVSSMDEMKRLSEEAADHTQGVAANSEEQLAAMQEIAYSSENLSKLSHELQESISRFNI, from the coding sequence ATGAAAAAACTATTTAGCAAGTTCAAGCCACGAAAAAAGCAGGACGCTCCGCGCAGTCAGAAGCTGAAGAAGCTCGGAAACATGAGACTCAATGTGCTCCGCAATCTAAAAACCAGAACGAAATTGATCAGTCTGGTTGTATTGATGGGCGTATTTATGGCAGCTGTTGGCGCGACCGGGTTGTTCAACCTGATGAAGGCGGAAAGCCGCATGACGACCATGTACGAGGATCAGCTCCTGCCGGTCAAATGGATCAATGAGCTCCGCACCGAAACCAGGCAGATCGAAGGTCTCATCTATAAAATGATGCTCGAATCCAGCCCGTCCAAGCTGCGCGACTACAAGCAGCAGTATGGCGATCTGGTTACCCGTTCGGACGAGTTGTTGGCACAGCTCGAGGCGACTGGGAACAGCGATAAGGAAAAAGAAATCCTGGAAACCCTTCGCATGCTTTTGGACAAATACCGCAGCGATCAGAATGTGGTCATCAAGCTGATCGACGAGGGGAATGCGGATGAAGCATTTGCCTTTTTCCGCGCGACAGAATCGACGCTGAACGGAATTAACCAGGAATTAAAAGGGTGGGCCAGTTTCAAAGAGACCTATGCGGAAGAGATGAACAATACGAATACGCAAGAGGCGAAGACCGTTGAAATGTTGATGGCCGTCATCGCCATCATGGCCATCGTCCTCTCACTGGGCCTCGGCTTTACGATTGCGCGCCTGATTGCCAATCCTCTCCGCGAGGTCGCTTCTCGACTGGAGGAGCTCGCATCGGGCAACCTGAATGTAGAGCCGATCGACGACCTCGGTCGAGACGAAGCAGGCGTCCTGGCGGCGGCCTTCAATCGCCTGGCGGCAGAGCTGAGACAGCTGATCGAACAGGTAAAGATCGCCAGCGAACAGGTGGCTTCTTCTTCCCAGCAACTCCATGCCAGTGCGGAAATGACCGCGCAATCCGCGCAGCAAGCGGCGGAAGCGATCGAAGAGATCGCTTCTGGCACCGAAGTGCAAAGTCAGCGCACAGCTGAAGGGGTACGCGTCATGGAAGAAATGGCGCTGGCCGTACAGCGTATCGCGGAGACTTCCGGCACCGTATCGGAATTTTCCGGACAAGCTGCCAAGGAAGCAGAGCAGGGCAATGAGCGCGTTCAGTCCGCTGTTCAGCAGATGAGCGCGATCAATGAAGCCGTAAGCCGCGCTTCTGCGCTGGTGCAATCACTGGGTGTGCGATCGGATGCCATCGGCGAGATCGTGCAGGTGATCACCGGGATTGCTTCGCAAACCAATCTGCTCGCGTTGAACGCCGCGATCGAAGCGGCACGGGCCGGAGAACAGGGACGCGGATTTGCCGTAGTTGCCGATGAAGTGCGCAAGCTGGCGGAACAATCCGAGCAGTCGGCACGCGAGATCGAGCGCCTGATCCAAGACATCCAGAAGGAAACAGCGCAAGTCGTCAGCGCGATTGACCAAGGAACACAGGAAGCCGAGGCAGGAAGCGTCATCGTACGGGAAGCAGGGGAGGCGTTCCAGCGCATCGTGGTTTCTTCCCATACGATTGCGGGACAAGTACAGGAAGTATCCGCAGCCACGGAAGAAATGTCGGCAAGCATCCAGCAGATCGTCTCTTCGATGGATGAGATGAAGCGCTTGTCCGAAGAAGCTGCGGATCATACCCAGGGTGTGGCGGCCAACTCGGAGGAGCAGCTGGCGGCGATGCAGGAAATTGCCTACTCCAGCGAAAATTTGAGCAAGCTGTCGCATGAGCTGCAAGAGTCGATCAGCCGTTTTAACATCTAA